The nucleotide sequence GGGTTGcttccattttaatttttcaGTGATTTCAGTATGAATAATGGGAGCATAATTTCCTTGAATCTATTATGTGAACCCCACCTCATCTGTCATAAGGTTTTATATCTAAATCTCTGCTGTTCTGGGTGCTGAATTTGGTTATAGTGCAGGACAAAAGGCTAGTTTCCACGCTAAACAGGTTTTCCAACATAAAGATAGGACCCCCAAGTGACCAAGTTCCCAGCTTTGTGTTGGAGCACCTATGTATGAGTAAGGCAGCACTCACCAGACTAACTAATATAAATTATctgtttattattaattaaagttGTATAtagcccttcatctgaagatcccagggcacaGTTCGCGACAGAAtaatacaaaatgagaaaacaaaatccattaaaaagcaaacaaaaaacaaaaaacccaccccccaccccccgaataACACCCCTTCctgcaaacacattttaaaagccacagaatgttaatcagcgGAATGGCTGTTCGAAGAGAATTTTTTCCGCCTGGCAcctgaagatatgtaatgaaggctctccctggggagagcattcaactagtggggagccactgcagaaaaggcttgttCTCATGCTGCTACCTTCCAgaactcttgtggaggaggcatgcCTTCACTGCCACTGGGTAGTCTAAATGATGAACCTCACCAGTGTTCGACTGCATTCAACcagagtcgtcccccccccccccgccactcacATTCAAGCCATCTCCtagcttgtttccttgccctAAGCTCTGTAGTACAGCAGGGAGCCAAGAGGGCTACATGAAGTGTAGTGTAATACAGTATacgtttttaaacaaaataactaATGACTGACTACCACCACCCTGCACAGACACCTTTTCCAGTTAAAGTAAGTTTATTGTGATCCAGAAAAGGCAATCTTCATGCTAAATATACATTATAGGATGGAACCACGTTGGGAGAAGCAGTGGCCCACATCAAGCATTTGGTGTGAGTTCCTGGTGAACGGATTGTTCTGTTGGCTCTGACTGCATTGGTCATATGTTTGGGGATGCAGTtactgaattatttttttaaaaaactttattgAAATTCAAGAATAACATAAATAATACACACACTCTTAATTTGACAAAAAAAGAAAGTGTCCATGTACAAATATTCTTCTATGGATTTACAAAAATTAAGCTTAGGTTAAATTTGTACAGTCTCCTTTTTCCTGTCTTTTTACTAATGTAAAGTAGATTTCCTATCATTACCTGATGTAAAGTTCCTTTCTAGTGTTGAATGTACTTCATTGTTACCTTagtctttctgtattttctaatacGTTCTTACAACAGTTTGTACCCTTTACCTTATTTCTTCGCTGTCACTTTAAAAAAGGGTCATTTGAATGCTGCCATAGTTATTATACTACTGTTATATTTCTGTAAGTAACTCTTATACAGCGATTACTGAATCTaggtgtccccccaccccacgttTGGTGAGCTGACAGTTCCAACCATCTGTTACACACAAGAGATCCTTATAGAGAGCAGCGGGTGAGGAATGTGCGCCTGCATATGAGGATCTCTAGAGCAGGGTGTGTGGTTGCTGCAGCCTGGTAAACAATTGGTAGCGTGTTACCTTCACAGTTCTGTAGAAACTGGtgtcaaaatacaaatttgtttCAGTTGCCGATTTCTCTTAACCAGATATCTTACTTCTGACGAAGTATTTCTATAGTCTGTATAACTCCTGTTGCCTGTTTTACTATATTGCAACACCATTTATTGTTTTACAATTGGGATTTCCAGTTCGAAGGAAATTTCATGATGGCACTATGTGATTAAGAAATTACAATGTTACGAAGAACACTGAATGGTAATTTTTGACTTTAATTCTTGTGAAAGGGTTTGTAGATCTTGGTGGGCTCAGAAACAGGTTGCAAATATAcagaatttttgaaaaaaaaatgcttcctattttattaatttactttattaaaatgtttgttgttgtttcttgtgTTCACATCTAgatcaaaataaaaaattatgataGCAACAGGAGGAGTCATAACAGGACTGGCTGCCTTAAAGCGGCAAGACTCCGCCAGATCCCAGCATCATCTAAATCTTGCGACATCAGCAGCTACCGAAGAACAAAAGCCAGTAAAACGCCGACCCAGAGCAGATGTAGTCGTGGTCCGAGGCAAGATTCGACTTTACTCCCCATCAGGATTCTTCCTTGTTTTGGGAGTGCTTATCTCATTTCTGGGGATTGCTATGGCAATCCTTGGCTATTGGCCTGAAAAGGAGCCTTTTCCGGAGTCTGAATACAGCTTGCCACTAAATGATACCCAAGTCATAGAAAAAGAAGATGGAATTATAATTCGTTTCTTTGAACAGCACTTGCATTCTGATAAGATGAAAATGTTGGGGCCTTTCACTATGGGGATTGGAATCTTTATATTTATTTGTGCAAATGCTATGCTCCACGAAAACCGTGACAAGGAGACAAAAATCATACACATGAGAGACATCTATTCCACTGTCATTGACATACATACTCTGAGGATCAGTGAACAGAAGCAGCTAACTGCGGCCTACACAGGCTTAACGGGGGAGAATGAAGTCAAGCACAACGGAAGCTCTTACGCATCACGGCTGGCTGCAAATACAATTGCACCCTTCTCAGGCTACGCAAGCAACTTTCGAATAGACGGCAGTGCTGAGGAGGATGAAATTGTGGCTAGTGATGGCAAAAACACTACTCATCTTCTGCCACCTTTGCTTACTGAGCGCTCTGGTTCAGTCTTCGGCCTTTACCCTCACTCTGGAAAGTCAAAGGAGGATAGGAGTAGCAGCTCTTTAAAGTGTGAAACGAAGTCAATTGTGTCATCCTCCATCAACGCTTTCACGTTACCTGTAATTAAACTAAATAACTGTGTTATTGATGAGCCCAGTATAGACAACATTACTGAGGATTCTGTTAGCACTAGAGGCAGGCCTAGAAATTTATCCATGGACTCTCTACCCATACCATCAACTCATACCAACGACATGTACAAACATTCCAGCACATTGATACCAAGAAACAGTTTATATGGAGACTCCTCATCCAAATCTTCTATGAATCTTGGGCCCAGTACAGGAAAGCTTCTGTCACCTGGTGCAGCCAGAAAACAGTTTGGGTCCAACACCTCTTTGCATCTTTTGTCCGTGCACTCAAAATCCCTAGACTTAGATAGGGGCCCTTCTACTTTGACTGTCCAAGTTGAACAAAGAAAGCACCCAAGTTGGCCAAGACTGGACCGGAGCAACAGTAAAGGTTATATGAAACTAGAAAACAAAGAAGATCCAATGGACAGGCTGCTTGTGCCATCAGCAACAGTCAAGAAGGACTTTACTAACAAAGAAAAACTTCAAATGATTTCCAGATCGCATAATAATTTGAGTTTTGAACATGATGAGTTTTTGAGTAACAATCTAAAACGTGGAACTTCTGAGACAACATTTTGACAGGGGATTAAAATTAATGTGTCAGTATTTTTTAGCGAAACAAAACATTTTGACACGTGATtcttttttggtttggttttccaATGAAACTGCCACAAGCCTGTTTTTACCAAATGTTTCTATCCGATTAAAATGGCCTTGTGTTAGCAAAGGTGTTATTTTTCACCTCTGCAGTGCCAAGTGTTTAATGTCAAGCAGCTTGTTCATCAAAACACTGCACTGGCATAGTGATGATTGGATGGTGTTCGTGCTTGGATGGTAATTGGATGGTGGTTTGAGAATTGATATCTTCTTAATTTACAATTGCAATACTGTATATTATCACTGCTCAACATATCTCAGATCCTTTTCCTCCCAGTCATTACTCTTTTTGTTTCTATGTAAGCATGCTATCTTTCATTCCTGTGAGTCAACAATACGAGCTGACTGAATAAGCTTCAATGTTCAGAGCCATCAATGATGGCAACACGTTAACAATGgtgcttttaactggagatggatGGAAGGTTTGCTGTGGTGGAGCCAAATTTAGCCCATCAGTATATCCAGTGGAAAAATTgactgttttccttttaaaagaaagaattctatATCAGCAGGATTCTATTCAAAGGAATATAGGATTCTATTTTATATAGATTCTCTTCTGTATCAAAACCTGCGTTCAAAGCTTTCAAATGAGGTGTGCCATGTGGGTATTAGTGTTTTGAGCAACATGAATGAGTCCAAGTTTCCCTTGGGCATGTGAAACTAGTTCATGGTTTTTCTTGGAACCCAAAGCGTAAAGTAGATAATGAGTATGATCTACAAGGATATTTCTGCTGTGCAATAAACACATAGCATATTATCTGTGTAGGAACAGCTCATCCCCGCTCCAAGCAGAGAATGCACAAAGAAATTCTCTTACATATGATACTAATAATGCATTGTCTAATATTAGCAAAAACTGCTACCATATTGATTAGGATTTGTGAGAAAGACTATGCAGATTGAAAACCATTTTTGTGAACTTGCTATAATCAACTGAATACCAGTGTTGTCTGTAGTTCTGTTATGATGACAAGGGGATGGCTTAAGCTAGAAAGATGAGATGGTTTCTGATCTAGGATGCTAAGACAGCTGGTTGTTCTAAATGTGGGACTTTGGGGCTAGGGGTTGAATAAGGCTCAGTGCTAGGGGgatgcgggtagcactgtggtgtaaaccactgagcctcttgggtttgctgatcggaaggttagcagttcaaatccccacaacagagtgctctgtcccagctcctgttaatctagcagtttgaaagcacgccagtgcaagtagataaatagcggcgggaaggtaaatggggtttccatgagctctggcttctgtcacagtgttccactgcaccagaagtggattagtcatgctggccacatgacccggaaagctgtctgtggacaaatgccggctccctcagcctgaagcgggatgagcactgcaaccccatagtcgcctttgactggacttaactgcccaggggtcctttatctttacctaaggCTCAGTGCTGGCCAAGAAAAACCCATATTGTTTGATGTTATCACTGTTACAGCATTTTAAGGTTTTTCTTTAGAAGTATGAGGTATGGTATAGCTATACCTGGCACTTCAGAAATATAAATTTCAATATGTATGTACCCTACCTGTCAAAGAGTGGGATGACAGTGAATTCAAGTAGTTATGGCATTTAAATAAATGATGTGTGGAGAATGGGAGAATGGTTGTTCTGTTGTACAACAAAGCTTTTTTCTGGTTATAGTGTGAACTCAAATaacaaatatagtggtacctctggttatgtacttaattcattccggaggtccgtacttaaccagaaactgttcttaacctgaagcaccactttagctaatggggcctcccgctgctgccgtgccgtcgctgcgtgatttctgttctcatcctgaagcaaagttcttaacccgaggtaatatttctgggttagcggagtttgtaacctgaagcgtatgtaacctgaagcgtatgtaacccgaggtaccactgtactgcaattcaTTAATGATTCTGACATTAAATATGAACCTGCTGTTGACCACAGTTTTCAAGAACTAAACCATTACTTGTTGCAGGGATACACTGCATTGTGAACTGCCGCATAGATGACAATACTGATAGGAGACATTTTTCCTCCTCCAGCTGGGTCACCGGTGAAGTTGAAAGTTATTGCTAAAGAAATTAGCAGTGTGAATAGGTCTACCAGAAAACTTCCTTACATTGCCTTAAGGCAGTTAGACCCTAATCTTGCTAACTAGTCTATTGTAACCAATTCCACTTCTTGTGGTTTGGCCAATAGGATCACAGTGTTAATTGGTCATTTTAGCAGATGTTTCATATTTTCACTTAACCTAAATAACTCAGGAATTATTTTAATAGCTTCTCCCTAAACAATCAGAAATGTAAAAATGTTGTACACCAGTTGACTGTGAAAGACAAatgacagattccccccccccattaatgtCCAGCTCCATATTCTAACAATGTGGTGTTTCATTGTCAAAAGCATTACTTGCCCAGTGAATTGAGGCATAGTGTTAATCTGTTAGAATCTCAAGCCTATATATTGTAACAGAGTTGGCTACATATTTTGCTATGAAGCTTTTAATAACTTTCTGGTCAGTGTTCTTAATAtatttgctatttttttaaaataaaaaccaaatgtTAAACTACGCGAGTATCATAAATGTGTCTTTGGCGTTCATTAGTTCTGCTgttaaaatgaaaaggacaaactAATCATTCTTTGGTGTGAGTCCTTTTCCTCCCCTACATAACAATTAGCAGTGTCGGTGCTTCTTACTGTTTTACAAAAGAGCAAAATCTTTCCCTAAAGATATTTCTCATTAACAAGAACAACAGAACTATACATTCAAAACAACAGAGGGCCCAAAATTAATTACTGAGTGCATCCCAACTTCAGTCGAATAGAATTAATTGCTTGTGTGGGCCTTGAGCACTTAACCAAGATTTTTGACAATACTGCATATAGATTGCATCCCTGGATAGCAACATCCCACATTGACTATGGCACTACACAGGGTTTTTGCATCATTCATGCGTGTCTTGGGGAGCTGTTCATTCAATTGTTTAATGTGCACCCAACACTAGCAAAATCTGTCTAGctatgaagaaggaggaggaggaggaggaggaggagagtttggatttgatatcctgctttatcactacccgaaggagtctt is from Podarcis raffonei isolate rPodRaf1 chromosome 3, rPodRaf1.pri, whole genome shotgun sequence and encodes:
- the TMEM200A gene encoding transmembrane protein 200A, which encodes MIATGGVITGLAALKRQDSARSQHHLNLATSAATEEQKPVKRRPRADVVVVRGKIRLYSPSGFFLVLGVLISFLGIAMAILGYWPEKEPFPESEYSLPLNDTQVIEKEDGIIIRFFEQHLHSDKMKMLGPFTMGIGIFIFICANAMLHENRDKETKIIHMRDIYSTVIDIHTLRISEQKQLTAAYTGLTGENEVKHNGSSYASRLAANTIAPFSGYASNFRIDGSAEEDEIVASDGKNTTHLLPPLLTERSGSVFGLYPHSGKSKEDRSSSSLKCETKSIVSSSINAFTLPVIKLNNCVIDEPSIDNITEDSVSTRGRPRNLSMDSLPIPSTHTNDMYKHSSTLIPRNSLYGDSSSKSSMNLGPSTGKLLSPGAARKQFGSNTSLHLLSVHSKSLDLDRGPSTLTVQVEQRKHPSWPRLDRSNSKGYMKLENKEDPMDRLLVPSATVKKDFTNKEKLQMISRSHNNLSFEHDEFLSNNLKRGTSETTF